The Kwoniella dendrophila CBS 6074 chromosome 1, complete sequence genome contains a region encoding:
- a CDS encoding glycine cleavage system T protein — MIALQPMVRCCRIAKPTQVPRQFFPSLTRGFATSLRVSEELQRTPLYDFHVQNEAKMVPFAGWCMPLSYGSVGQTTAHNHVRISAGLFDVSHMLQHHFIGTGAQEFLSTLCPSSLTSLKPFSSTLSVLLNEQGGIIDDTIITKHSDDFFYVVTNAGRSKEDKEHISSKLSEWNSNPANKDKQVKWDTLDNYGLIALQGPKSSLILQELIKDSTDLTQIKFGSSAYIDLIGQDDKVVRCHVARGGYTGEDGFEISIPPASAVAITTKVASHPDVQLIGLGARDSLRLEAGMCLYGHDLDESISPVEGALSWVISKDRRAENAQPAFPGKSRILSELASGPSRRRVGFLVVGSPAREGSKVFDASGENEIGVITSGIPSPTLGQNIAMGYVKNGQHKRGTQVKVEVRKKLRDATITLMPFVPTKYYK; from the exons ATGATCGCTTTACAACCTATGGTTCGGTGTTGTCGCATCGCTAAACCTACACAAGTCCCAAGACAATTCTTTCCTTCCCTGACTCGAGGTTTCGCTACCTCTTTAAGAGTTTCCGAAGAG CTACAAAGAACACCTCTTTACGACTTCCACGTACAAAATGAAGCTAAGATGGTTCCATTCGCTGGATGGTGTATGCCTTTAAGTTATGGTTCTGTCGgacaaa CTACTGCTCATAATCATGTTCGAATTTCAGCGGGATTATTTGACGTTTCACATATGTTACAACATCATTTCATTGGTACAGGTGCACAAGAATTTTTATCTACATTATGtccatcatctttaactTCCTTGAAACCATTCAGTTCAACATTATCAGTTTTATTAAATGAACAAGGtggtataattgatgatacaataataacaaaacATTCAGATGATTTTTTCTATGTTGTAACTAATGCAGGtagatcaaaagaagataaagaacatatttcttcaaaattatcagaatgGAATTCAAATCCTGCCaacaaagataaacaagTTAAATGGGATACTTTAGATAATTATGGTTTAATCGCTTTACAAGGTCcaaaatcttctttgatcttACAAGAACTCATCAAAGATTCAACAGACTTAACTCAAATCAAATTTGGCTCTTCAGCATATATTGATTTAATAggtcaagatgataaagtaGTTAGATGTCATGTTGCAAGAGGTGGTTATactggtgaagatggttttgaa ATCTCTATCCCTCCAGCCAGTGCAGTTGCAATAACTACCAAAGTCGCAAGTCACCCAGATGTTCAGCTTATTGGTCTTGGCGCCAGAGATTCATTGAGACTCGAAGCTGGTATGTGTTTATATGGACACGATTTAGACGAATCTATCAGTCCTGTTGAAGGAGCATTGAGTTGGGTTATCA gtaaagacAGAAGAGCAGAAAATGCACAACCTGCTTTCcctggtaaatcaagaatCTTATCTGAATTAGCATCTGGACCATCAAGAAGGAGAGTAGGATTTTTAGTTGTCGGTTCACCTGCTAGAGAAGGATCCAAAGTATTCGATGCAAGCGGTGAGAATGAAATCG GTGTTATCACATCAGGTATCCCATCACCTACTTTAGGTCAAAACATAGCAATGGGCTACGTTAAAAACGGACAACATAAAAGAGGTACACAAGTTAAAGTAGAAGTCAGAAAGAAGTTGAGAGATGCCACAATCACCCTTATGCCCTTTGTGCCAACTAAATACTACAAATAG